The Drosophila innubila isolate TH190305 chromosome 3R unlocalized genomic scaffold, UK_Dinn_1.0 2_E_3R, whole genome shotgun sequence genome has a segment encoding these proteins:
- the LOC117789704 gene encoding ribosome-releasing factor 2, mitochondrial isoform X1, whose translation MKMLQYTLFSVPLRRSNLLLSYTAQVIKRCYSADIRNIGILAHIDAGKTTTTERMLFYSGKTRALGEVHHGNTVTDYLTQERERGITICSSAVTFAWNGKRINLLDTPGHIDFTMEVEQSLYAVDGVIVVLDGTAGVEAQTVTVWTQADKHNLPRLVFVNKMDRPDANFDKCVDDLKSKLDAKPICTQYPMKNDNGQLGIYDVITLEQLSWQQKDFGRLYSIRKLESSDTLRELQEKRNELIDQLSGLDDELAEIVISTESFDQVSNELIGQALRRATCQKKIVPVLLGSAYKNIGIQRLMDAVIDYLPSPGERNQIYNCFGNDLAGKVFKIVHDKQRGALTLVRLLRGEIKRGMRLTSSSGHAEVVSKIYEPLADEYREVSSVQAGDVAICAGLKSTVTGDLLTSSHSSLKNAQKRLLQTRGETTQQKDVDDDEELGVCQEMFSIETQILDAVYFCSIEPPSISSQTAMENALKQLQREDPSLRVSYDAVTGQTVLGGMGELHMDIIKSRMLSEYKIDVDLGPLQIAYKETIESPAINTLSLEKEIAGSKQNMSITLELINDHTELFSLDKSPENVQNLNALRPRILQVVRKGAISALERGPRVGGQVVDTQIRLHNVLIGRGTADSFIMSTAAQCVQKLLGTCGTRLLEPIMAMQIVAPNERISGIMADLSRRRAIIKDVMPKGDKNRLILVNAPLAELSGYSSALRTISSGTASMTMQPCGFSEMNSADESLAVRRAQGLE comes from the exons atgaaaatgttgcaatacACACTATTCAGTGTACCATTAAGACGCAGCAATTTGTTGCTGAGCTATACTGCCCAGGTCATCAAACGATGCTACAGCGCTGACATCAGAAACATTGGCATTTTGGCACACATAGATGCAG ggaaaactacaacaacagaacGCATGCTTTTCTATTCCGGCAAGACACGTGCATTGGGCGAAGTTCATCACGGGAACACTGTAACTGATTACCTCACACAGGAACGGGAACGAGGCATCACAATTTGCAGCTCCGCCGTCACATTTGCTTGGAATGGAAAACG CATAAATCTTTTAGACACTCCTGGTCATATTGATTTTACCATGGAGGTTGAACAATCCCTGTATGCCGTGGACggagttattgttgttttggaCGGCACGGCTGGAGTTGAAGCCCAAACAGTAACCGTGTGGACACAGGCCGACAAGCATAATCTTCCGCGACTCGTGTTTGTCAATAAAATGGATCGTCCGGACGCCAACTTTGATAAATGTGTTGACGATTTGAAGTCAAAGCTGGATGCCAAGCCAATATGCACGCAGTACCCAATGAAAAATGATAATGGACAATTAg GAATATACGATGTGATCACATTGGAGCAATTAAGTTGGCAACAAAAGGATTTTGGCCGCCTTTATAGCATTAGAAAATTGGAATCTTCTGATACGCTTCGAGAGTTACAAGAGAAACGGAATGAGCTTATTGATCAGCTTTCCGGACTTGATGACGAGCTAGCTGAGATTGTCATCAGCACAGAAAGCTTTGACCAAGTCAGCAATGAGCTGATTGGACAAGCTTTGCGTCGCGCTACCTGCCAAAAGAAGATTGTGCCCGTGCTTCTGGGATCTGCCTATAAGAATATAGGGATACAACGTTTGATGGATGCCGTTATTGACTATTTACCCAGTCCGGGGGAACGTAATCAGATATACAACTGCTTTGG taACGATCTTGCGGGCAAGGTTTTCAAAATTGTACATGACAAGCAGCGAGGAGCTCTTACTCTAGTCCGTTTATTACGCGGGGAGATAAAACGTGGAATGCGTTTGACGAGCTCGAGCGGACATGCTGAGGTTGTCTCCAAAATCTACGAGCCTCTGGCTGATGAATACAGAGAAGTGAGTTCGGTACAAGCTGGAGATGTGGCGATATGTGCGGGTCTTAAG TCCACAGTCACTGGAGATCTGCTCACCAGCAGCCATTCATCTCTGAAGAATGCTCAGAAGCGTTTACTGCAAACTAGAGGTGAGACAACACAGCAAAAGGACGTCGACGACGATGAGGAGTTGGGTGTATGCCAGGAGATGTTTTCAATTGAAACGCAAATACTGGATGCCGTTTACTTCTGCTCTATTGAACCTCCCAGTATATCCTCACAGACAGCGATGGAGAATGCGCTCAAGCAATTGCAGCGTGAGGATCCCAGCCTGCGTGTCAGCTATGATGCAGTCACCGGACAGACGGTGCTTGGAGGAATGGGTGAACTGCACATGGATATCATTAAGTCGCGAATGCTGAGTGAATACAAAATAGATGTTGATTTGGGACCCCTTCAAATTGCCTACAAGGAGACCATCGAATCGCCAGCTATTAACACTTTAAGTTTGGAAAAAGAAATTGCGGGAAGCAAGCAAAATATGAGCATTACTCTGGAGCTAATCAATGACCATACAGAACTGTTCAG CTTAGATAAATCGCCCGAGAACGTTCAAAATCTCAATGCATTACGGCCTCGCATCCTTCAAGTAGTGCGCAAGGGTGCAATCAGTGCCTTAGAGCGTGGACCACGTGTTGGTGGCCAGGTGGTGGATACTCAGATACGGCTACATAATGTCCTTATAGGTCGTGGCACTGCCGACTCCTTTATCATGTCAACGGCCGCACAGTGCGTGCAAAAG CTGCTTGGCACATGTGGAACACGCTTACTGGAACCCATTATGGCCATGCAAATTGTGGCACCCAACGAACGTATTTCTGGCATTATGGCGGATCTGTCCAGGCGGCGAGCGATCATCAAAGACGTGATGCCAAAAGGGGATAAGAATAGG CTTATTTTGGTAAATGCACCATTGGCTGAGCTCTCCGGATATTCAAGTGCCCTGCGTACGATTAGCTCTGGAACAGCCAGCATGACAATGCAGCCATGTGGATTTTCGGAGATGAACTCGGCAGATGAATCACTTGCCGTTCGACGTGCTCAAGGATTAGAATAA
- the LOC117789704 gene encoding ribosome-releasing factor 2, mitochondrial isoform X2, whose translation MENDTPGHIDFTMEVEQSLYAVDGVIVVLDGTAGVEAQTVTVWTQADKHNLPRLVFVNKMDRPDANFDKCVDDLKSKLDAKPICTQYPMKNDNGQLGIYDVITLEQLSWQQKDFGRLYSIRKLESSDTLRELQEKRNELIDQLSGLDDELAEIVISTESFDQVSNELIGQALRRATCQKKIVPVLLGSAYKNIGIQRLMDAVIDYLPSPGERNQIYNCFGNDLAGKVFKIVHDKQRGALTLVRLLRGEIKRGMRLTSSSGHAEVVSKIYEPLADEYREVSSVQAGDVAICAGLKSTVTGDLLTSSHSSLKNAQKRLLQTRGETTQQKDVDDDEELGVCQEMFSIETQILDAVYFCSIEPPSISSQTAMENALKQLQREDPSLRVSYDAVTGQTVLGGMGELHMDIIKSRMLSEYKIDVDLGPLQIAYKETIESPAINTLSLEKEIAGSKQNMSITLELINDHTELFSLDKSPENVQNLNALRPRILQVVRKGAISALERGPRVGGQVVDTQIRLHNVLIGRGTADSFIMSTAAQCVQKLLGTCGTRLLEPIMAMQIVAPNERISGIMADLSRRRAIIKDVMPKGDKNRLILVNAPLAELSGYSSALRTISSGTASMTMQPCGFSEMNSADESLAVRRAQGLE comes from the exons ATGGAAAACG ACACTCCTGGTCATATTGATTTTACCATGGAGGTTGAACAATCCCTGTATGCCGTGGACggagttattgttgttttggaCGGCACGGCTGGAGTTGAAGCCCAAACAGTAACCGTGTGGACACAGGCCGACAAGCATAATCTTCCGCGACTCGTGTTTGTCAATAAAATGGATCGTCCGGACGCCAACTTTGATAAATGTGTTGACGATTTGAAGTCAAAGCTGGATGCCAAGCCAATATGCACGCAGTACCCAATGAAAAATGATAATGGACAATTAg GAATATACGATGTGATCACATTGGAGCAATTAAGTTGGCAACAAAAGGATTTTGGCCGCCTTTATAGCATTAGAAAATTGGAATCTTCTGATACGCTTCGAGAGTTACAAGAGAAACGGAATGAGCTTATTGATCAGCTTTCCGGACTTGATGACGAGCTAGCTGAGATTGTCATCAGCACAGAAAGCTTTGACCAAGTCAGCAATGAGCTGATTGGACAAGCTTTGCGTCGCGCTACCTGCCAAAAGAAGATTGTGCCCGTGCTTCTGGGATCTGCCTATAAGAATATAGGGATACAACGTTTGATGGATGCCGTTATTGACTATTTACCCAGTCCGGGGGAACGTAATCAGATATACAACTGCTTTGG taACGATCTTGCGGGCAAGGTTTTCAAAATTGTACATGACAAGCAGCGAGGAGCTCTTACTCTAGTCCGTTTATTACGCGGGGAGATAAAACGTGGAATGCGTTTGACGAGCTCGAGCGGACATGCTGAGGTTGTCTCCAAAATCTACGAGCCTCTGGCTGATGAATACAGAGAAGTGAGTTCGGTACAAGCTGGAGATGTGGCGATATGTGCGGGTCTTAAG TCCACAGTCACTGGAGATCTGCTCACCAGCAGCCATTCATCTCTGAAGAATGCTCAGAAGCGTTTACTGCAAACTAGAGGTGAGACAACACAGCAAAAGGACGTCGACGACGATGAGGAGTTGGGTGTATGCCAGGAGATGTTTTCAATTGAAACGCAAATACTGGATGCCGTTTACTTCTGCTCTATTGAACCTCCCAGTATATCCTCACAGACAGCGATGGAGAATGCGCTCAAGCAATTGCAGCGTGAGGATCCCAGCCTGCGTGTCAGCTATGATGCAGTCACCGGACAGACGGTGCTTGGAGGAATGGGTGAACTGCACATGGATATCATTAAGTCGCGAATGCTGAGTGAATACAAAATAGATGTTGATTTGGGACCCCTTCAAATTGCCTACAAGGAGACCATCGAATCGCCAGCTATTAACACTTTAAGTTTGGAAAAAGAAATTGCGGGAAGCAAGCAAAATATGAGCATTACTCTGGAGCTAATCAATGACCATACAGAACTGTTCAG CTTAGATAAATCGCCCGAGAACGTTCAAAATCTCAATGCATTACGGCCTCGCATCCTTCAAGTAGTGCGCAAGGGTGCAATCAGTGCCTTAGAGCGTGGACCACGTGTTGGTGGCCAGGTGGTGGATACTCAGATACGGCTACATAATGTCCTTATAGGTCGTGGCACTGCCGACTCCTTTATCATGTCAACGGCCGCACAGTGCGTGCAAAAG CTGCTTGGCACATGTGGAACACGCTTACTGGAACCCATTATGGCCATGCAAATTGTGGCACCCAACGAACGTATTTCTGGCATTATGGCGGATCTGTCCAGGCGGCGAGCGATCATCAAAGACGTGATGCCAAAAGGGGATAAGAATAGG CTTATTTTGGTAAATGCACCATTGGCTGAGCTCTCCGGATATTCAAGTGCCCTGCGTACGATTAGCTCTGGAACAGCCAGCATGACAATGCAGCCATGTGGATTTTCGGAGATGAACTCGGCAGATGAATCACTTGCCGTTCGACGTGCTCAAGGATTAGAATAA